One region of Gloeocapsa sp. DLM2.Bin57 genomic DNA includes:
- a CDS encoding alpha,alpha-trehalase has protein sequence MLTQPTIDINSQEILAVREYIKQTWKTLTRTPEYIIQAAKDPKIEKLPGEPWIVYVSGQENLDEIKYKIKEIVTPEKFSHIEIRTLPPEIDQIREHGLLYLPLDYVVPGGRFNEMYGWDSYFIVLGLLRDHEYTLAQNMADLLGYQVKHYGTILNGNRSYMLNRSHPPLFSRTVLRVFESNSDLDWLRSLLPTIEAYYFYWTVPPHLNPTTGLSHYNALGTGPAPEVVDSEKDEQGLTHYDRVLRYYQGVAEVEDYDLDLYYNREEDTLTDLFYQGDRSMRESGFDISNRFGPFSVDIIHYAPVCLNVLLYQMEKDIALIHQILGHEDIAEYWLSNSQHRQKLIDEFLWDEEKGMYFDYNFRTGRRRCYEFATTFMPLWANVASDEQAKRLRENLCRLEANGGLLTSNYVSGNQWDAPFGWAPLQLFAIEGLRNYGYHEDAQRLANKFLNLVRQEFEKTGVILEKYDVSRCSSDVSEAIYYGYNTNEIGFGWTNGVFLELLALFDYL, from the coding sequence ATGCTCACTCAGCCTACCATAGATATCAATTCCCAAGAAATCCTAGCAGTTAGAGAATATATCAAGCAGACATGGAAAACCCTAACTCGTACTCCAGAATACATCATCCAAGCAGCCAAAGACCCTAAAATAGAAAAATTACCAGGTGAACCCTGGATAGTCTATGTTTCAGGTCAAGAAAACCTCGATGAGATTAAATATAAAATCAAGGAAATAGTCACCCCAGAAAAATTTAGCCACATAGAAATACGTACCCTACCTCCTGAGATTGACCAAATCAGAGAACATGGGTTACTCTATCTTCCCCTAGATTATGTTGTACCAGGAGGAAGATTTAATGAAATGTACGGTTGGGATAGCTATTTTATCGTCTTGGGTTTACTCAGAGATCATGAATATACCCTAGCCCAAAATATGGCAGATCTGTTGGGTTATCAAGTCAAGCATTATGGTACTATACTCAATGGGAATCGGAGTTATATGCTCAATCGTTCCCATCCTCCCTTGTTTAGTCGTACAGTTTTACGAGTATTTGAGTCTAATTCAGATTTAGATTGGCTAAGGTCTCTATTACCAACTATCGAAGCTTATTACTTTTATTGGACTGTTCCCCCCCATCTTAACCCTACTACGGGATTATCACATTATAACGCCTTGGGTACAGGACCTGCCCCTGAAGTAGTTGACTCTGAAAAAGACGAACAGGGTTTGACTCACTATGATAGAGTCTTACGATATTATCAAGGAGTTGCTGAGGTAGAAGACTACGACCTAGACCTATACTATAATCGCGAAGAAGATACCCTCACAGACTTATTCTATCAAGGCGATCGCTCTATGCGTGAGTCAGGTTTCGATATTAGTAATCGTTTTGGTCCATTTAGCGTCGATATTATCCACTACGCCCCTGTTTGTCTCAATGTCTTACTCTACCAAATGGAAAAAGATATCGCCTTGATCCACCAAATTTTAGGACATGAAGATATCGCCGAATATTGGTTAAGTAATTCTCAACATCGTCAAAAACTTATCGACGAGTTTCTCTGGGATGAAGAAAAAGGGATGTACTTTGACTATAATTTCCGTACAGGGAGAAGACGTTGTTACGAATTTGCTACTACTTTTATGCCTCTATGGGCTAATGTAGCTTCTGATGAACAAGCTAAACGCTTGAGAGAAAATTTATGTAGATTAGAAGCTAATGGGGGTTTACTAACTAGTAACTACGTTTCTGGGAATCAATGGGATGCCCCTTTTGGTTGGGCCCCGTTACAATTATTCGCGATCGAAGGTTTACGTAACTACGGTTATCATGAAGATGCCCAACGTCTAGCTAATAAGTTTCTTAATCTAGTTAGACAAGAATTTGAGAAAACGGGAGTTATCTTAGAAAAATACGACGTTTCCCGTTGTTCTTCTGACGTCTCCGAAGCTATTTATTATGGCTACAATACTAATGAGATTGGCTTCGGTTGGACTAATGGTGTATTCTTGGAATTATTAGCTTTATTTGATTATTTATAA
- the treY gene encoding malto-oligosyltrehalose synthase, translating to MRIPTATYRLQFNASFQFQDAQNIIPYLQKLGISDIYASPIFKACTGSTHGYNVVDYNQLNPEIGTQAEFEYLNQILQEQDMGWLQDIVPNHMAYHTENNLLMDVLAYGPKSEYYEFFDIQWEHPYRDLQGKVLAPLLGDFYGNCLERGELKLKYFDQGMFVSYYDLNFPLRIESYLEVVTYDLERLATKLEAKHPEYIKFLGIVYLLKNASNIENPQQYKTQIAFSKTLLWELFESNSVINEFISENIELFNQNYELLDNLLSLQYFRLSFWKVGAEELNYRRFFTVNELICVSIEKLAVFEQTHQLIQQLVETNQFTGLRIDHIDGLYNPKEYLERLRKYIGRTYVIVEKILQHGETLPEDWPVQGTSGYEFLYYLNGLFCQKANENEFLQIYRHFTGQWESYENKEIACKRLIADRNLAGDVENLANMLKEIASGYRSTRDFTLSGIRRAIVEILVLFPIYRTYITSEGVNERYRTYVIRVIQTAKRNNPQLINELNFIEELFLLRGIEDLTETEKEQRLHWVMKMQQFSGPLMAKGVEDTLFYIYNPLVSLNEVGGAPHNFGVTVSEFHSFNQQQVNYWPHSLNTSSTHDTKRSEDVRARINVLSEIPQEWQTQVITWQKMNEQYKQDLDNPITLDSNDEYFLYQNLVGSLPFEPYNHQELITRIKEYVIKAVREAKVHTGWLHPDTEYENNFVTFVEKLLTDEPDNKFLASLRTFGEKIAHYGILNSLSQTLLKLTCPGVPDIYQGTEMWDLSLVDPDNRRPVDYNQRLHELEQLQQAKEEDIANLLDNLLEYSTDGRVKLYLIHQTLTALAEYQEIFQQGDYTPVNVSGTYSDNVIAFQRKSGKTNALIVVPRFYATLVEPGKIPLGTAVWQDTILELTNNNVSEWLDVLTKRSLPHSSKLQLGKILTQFPVALLISR from the coding sequence ATGCGTATTCCAACTGCTACCTATCGTCTGCAATTTAACGCTAGCTTTCAATTCCAAGATGCCCAAAATATCATACCCTACCTACAAAAATTAGGGATATCAGATATATACGCTTCTCCTATTTTTAAAGCTTGTACAGGAAGTACTCACGGTTATAACGTAGTCGATTATAATCAACTGAACCCCGAAATCGGTACTCAAGCAGAATTTGAATATCTCAATCAGATTTTACAAGAACAGGATATGGGGTGGTTACAAGACATTGTCCCCAATCATATGGCTTATCATACCGAAAATAACCTACTTATGGATGTACTAGCCTATGGTCCTAAATCAGAATACTATGAGTTTTTTGATATTCAATGGGAACACCCCTATCGTGATCTCCAGGGCAAAGTCTTAGCCCCCTTATTAGGAGATTTCTACGGTAACTGTTTAGAAAGAGGGGAACTGAAGTTAAAATATTTTGACCAAGGAATGTTTGTCAGTTATTATGACCTTAATTTTCCCTTAAGAATAGAATCATATCTAGAAGTAGTTACCTATGATTTAGAAAGATTAGCAACAAAACTAGAAGCAAAACACCCCGAATATATTAAATTTTTGGGGATCGTTTATCTCCTCAAAAATGCTAGTAATATTGAAAATCCCCAACAATATAAAACTCAGATCGCTTTTAGTAAGACTTTACTCTGGGAATTATTTGAGTCTAACTCAGTAATTAACGAGTTTATTAGTGAGAATATCGAATTATTTAATCAAAATTACGAACTTTTAGATAATTTACTCTCCTTACAATACTTTCGCCTCTCCTTTTGGAAAGTTGGCGCAGAAGAACTAAATTATCGGCGCTTTTTTACCGTAAATGAGCTTATTTGCGTTAGTATCGAGAAATTAGCAGTATTTGAACAAACTCATCAACTCATCCAACAATTAGTAGAAACTAATCAATTTACAGGTTTGCGGATTGATCACATCGATGGACTCTATAACCCCAAAGAATACCTAGAAAGACTGCGTAAGTATATAGGTCGTACATATGTAATAGTGGAGAAGATCCTCCAACACGGAGAAACCTTACCGGAAGATTGGCCAGTACAAGGAACATCAGGTTACGAATTCCTCTATTATCTCAATGGGTTATTCTGTCAAAAAGCCAACGAAAACGAATTTTTACAAATCTATCGCCACTTTACAGGACAATGGGAAAGTTACGAAAATAAAGAAATAGCCTGTAAACGCTTAATCGCCGATCGCAATTTAGCAGGAGACGTAGAAAACCTCGCTAATATGCTTAAAGAAATAGCTAGTGGATATCGTTCTACTCGTGATTTTACCCTGAGTGGGATACGTAGAGCGATCGTAGAAATCTTAGTACTATTTCCCATCTATCGTACTTATATTACCAGCGAAGGAGTAAACGAACGTTATCGTACCTATGTCATCAGAGTCATTCAAACAGCCAAACGTAATAACCCCCAACTAATTAACGAACTAAACTTTATTGAAGAGTTATTCTTATTAAGAGGGATAGAAGATCTTACCGAGACAGAAAAAGAACAGAGATTGCATTGGGTGATGAAGATGCAGCAATTCTCTGGACCTTTAATGGCAAAAGGTGTAGAAGATACCTTATTCTATATCTATAATCCTTTAGTATCTCTCAACGAGGTAGGAGGAGCGCCTCATAACTTTGGAGTAACAGTATCAGAATTTCATAGTTTTAACCAACAACAAGTTAATTATTGGCCCCATTCTCTCAATACCTCATCTACTCATGATACCAAAAGAAGTGAAGATGTCAGAGCAAGAATCAATGTTCTCTCAGAAATACCCCAAGAATGGCAAACTCAAGTCATTACTTGGCAAAAAATGAATGAACAATATAAACAAGATCTCGATAATCCCATTACCTTAGATAGCAATGACGAATATTTTCTCTATCAGAATCTAGTAGGTTCCTTACCTTTTGAACCATATAACCATCAAGAGTTGATCACGAGAATTAAAGAATACGTCATTAAAGCAGTCAGAGAAGCTAAAGTCCATACAGGTTGGTTACATCCCGACACAGAATATGAGAACAATTTCGTAACCTTTGTCGAGAAATTATTAACCGATGAACCAGATAATAAGTTTTTAGCTAGTTTACGCACTTTTGGGGAGAAAATAGCCCATTATGGTATCTTAAACTCTCTATCTCAAACTCTGTTAAAGTTAACTTGTCCTGGTGTACCCGATATCTATCAAGGTACGGAAATGTGGGATCTCAGTTTAGTAGATCCTGATAACCGTCGTCCGGTAGATTATAATCAGCGTCTCCACGAGTTAGAACAATTACAACAAGCAAAAGAAGAAGATATAGCTAATTTACTCGACAATCTGCTCGAATATAGCACAGATGGCAGAGTAAAATTATATCTGATTCATCAAACCTTAACAGCGTTAGCAGAATATCAAGAAATCTTTCAACAAGGGGATTATACACCCGTTAATGTTTCAGGAACATATTCAGACAATGTCATCGCTTTTCAAAGAAAGTCAGGAAAAACCAACGCTTTGATCGTTGTACCCAGATTTTACGCTACCTTGGTAGAACCAGGAAAAATACCTCTAGGTACAGCAGTTTGGCAAGATACTATTTTAGAATTAACTAATAACAATGTTAGCGAATGGCTAGATGTTTTAACTAAGCGATCGCTACCCCATAGCAGTAAACTGCAACTAGGAAAAATCCTAACCCAATTCCCTGTAGCCTTACTTATAAGTCGTTAG
- the treZ gene encoding malto-oligosyltrehalose trehalohydrolase: protein MRIGANYLKNNHCEFTVWAPNLKQIEVKILGDSERVIPLTQDELGYWRITATEIPPGTLYQYQLNGGEKTRPDPVSHSQPLDVHGPSQVIDHTAFEWNDSSWQNLPLEELIIYELHVGAFSAEGTFTGIIPHLEELKALGINCLEIMPVAQFPGSRNWGYDGVYPFAVQHSYGGVEGFKQLIDACHQQGIAVILDVVYNHLGPEGNYTQDFAPYFTDRYNTPWGKALNFDDAYSYGVRNFFIENVLYWFKEYHLDGLRLDAIHAIYDFGAKHILAEMQERVNEFTKETGKPVYLIAESDLNDARIINPTTQGGYGLAAQWCDDVHHCIHTLLTGENQGYYQDYGKCADLAKAFTESFTYTWDYSPYRQRYHGNKIGDRPFSQFLIYSQNHDQVGNRMLGDRLSSLISFDGLKLAAALTLTGPGIPMLFMGEEYGETAPFYYFISHGDPDLVKAVQAGRKREFASFKWLGEPPDPASVETLQRSRLNWKLRETGNHAVLLKFYQKLLELRKKLTPLRNYARDSVKVEYDEQERWFYFTRNQDTESVLILLNFNQQGVKIPQLPPGNWQKQLDSSIKAYLGPGSTLPDSINNLEVNITGLTVAVYSKQK from the coding sequence ATGCGAATTGGAGCAAATTATCTCAAGAATAACCATTGTGAATTTACCGTTTGGGCCCCAAACCTTAAACAAATAGAAGTTAAAATCCTGGGAGATTCAGAACGGGTCATACCACTGACACAAGACGAGTTAGGCTACTGGCGAATTACTGCTACAGAGATACCCCCAGGAACTTTGTACCAGTATCAGCTAAATGGTGGCGAAAAAACTAGACCAGATCCCGTATCCCATAGTCAACCTCTTGATGTACACGGACCATCCCAGGTTATCGATCATACAGCTTTTGAGTGGAACGATAGCAGTTGGCAAAATCTCCCCCTAGAAGAGTTAATTATCTATGAATTACATGTAGGGGCATTTAGTGCTGAGGGTACATTTACAGGGATTATCCCCCATTTAGAGGAGTTAAAAGCATTAGGGATTAACTGTCTAGAAATTATGCCTGTAGCTCAGTTTCCTGGGAGTAGAAATTGGGGTTACGATGGAGTGTATCCCTTCGCTGTGCAACATTCCTATGGAGGAGTAGAAGGATTCAAACAATTAATAGACGCTTGTCACCAACAGGGAATAGCTGTCATTCTCGATGTAGTTTATAATCATTTAGGACCTGAAGGAAACTATACTCAAGATTTCGCCCCCTATTTTACCGATAGATATAACACCCCTTGGGGTAAAGCTCTCAACTTTGACGACGCTTATAGTTATGGGGTGCGTAATTTCTTCATTGAAAACGTCTTGTACTGGTTCAAAGAATATCATCTAGATGGTTTGCGCTTAGACGCGATTCACGCTATCTACGATTTTGGCGCTAAACATATCTTAGCCGAAATGCAAGAGCGAGTAAACGAATTTACCAAGGAAACAGGAAAACCAGTCTATTTAATCGCTGAAAGTGACTTAAACGACGCGAGGATCATTAACCCAACCACTCAAGGAGGATACGGTTTAGCAGCGCAATGGTGTGATGATGTTCACCACTGTATTCATACTCTCTTGACAGGAGAAAACCAAGGCTATTATCAAGATTATGGCAAATGTGCAGATTTAGCTAAGGCTTTCACCGAGAGTTTTACTTATACTTGGGATTATTCCCCCTATCGTCAACGGTATCACGGCAATAAAATAGGCGATCGCCCTTTTAGTCAATTTTTAATCTATAGTCAAAATCATGACCAAGTAGGAAATAGAATGTTAGGCGATCGTCTTAGTAGCTTAATTTCCTTTGATGGTCTTAAATTAGCCGCCGCTTTAACCCTTACAGGTCCTGGAATACCCATGTTATTTATGGGGGAAGAATACGGCGAAACAGCCCCATTTTACTACTTTATCAGTCACGGTGATCCCGACCTAGTTAAAGCCGTACAAGCAGGACGTAAACGAGAATTCGCCTCATTTAAATGGTTGGGAGAGCCTCCAGATCCCGCTAGTGTAGAAACTTTGCAGCGATCGCGTTTGAATTGGAAACTTAGAGAAACAGGAAATCACGCTGTTTTACTCAAATTTTACCAAAAACTCCTAGAATTGCGGAAAAAGTTGACACCCTTGCGTAACTACGCTAGAGATAGTGTTAAAGTAGAGTATGACGAACAGGAACGCTGGTTTTATTTCACGCGGAATCAAGACACAGAATCTGTACTAATCTTGCTAAACTTTAATCAACAAGGGGTAAAAATTCCGCAACTTCCCCCAGGAAACTGGCAAAAACAGTTAGATTCGTCAATAAAAGCTTATTTAGGTCCAGGTTCAACCCTTCCCGACAGCATTAATAACCTTGAAGTGAACATAACAGGTTTAACCGTCGCTGTCTATTCTAAACAAAAATAA
- the grxD gene encoding Grx4 family monothiol glutaredoxin: MTPELQQKIEALVKNNKIMVFMKGSKLMPQCGFSNNVVQILNSLGVPYETVDILENYDIREGIKEYSNWPTIPQVYVNGEFIGGSDIMIELYQSGELQEMLEVALAS, translated from the coding sequence ATGACACCAGAGTTGCAGCAAAAAATAGAAGCCTTGGTTAAAAATAATAAAATCATGGTCTTTATGAAGGGGTCTAAATTAATGCCCCAGTGCGGTTTTTCTAATAATGTGGTACAAATCCTCAATAGTCTAGGTGTACCCTATGAAACCGTAGATATCTTAGAAAACTACGACATTCGTGAAGGAATCAAAGAGTATTCCAATTGGCCCACCATTCCCCAAGTTTATGTTAACGGTGAGTTTATTGGTGGCTCAGATATCATGATAGAACTCTACCAAAGTGGAGAATTACAAGAAATGCTAGAAGTTGCTTTAGCTTCCTAG
- a CDS encoding BolA family transcriptional regulator yields MVDLKQVQTMIQAKLPDAQVMVRDLTGGGDHLEATVISASFAGQTRVKQHQLVYGALQEALSSEAIHALALKTYTPEAWKGMEETL; encoded by the coding sequence ATGGTTGACCTTAAACAAGTTCAAACGATGATTCAAGCTAAATTACCAGACGCACAAGTCATGGTCAGAGATTTAACAGGAGGTGGAGATCATCTCGAAGCAACAGTTATCTCAGCGAGTTTTGCAGGTCAAACTAGAGTAAAACAACATCAATTAGTGTATGGTGCTTTACAAGAAGCTTTGTCTTCAGAAGCTATTCACGCTTTAGCCTTAAAAACATATACTCCCGAAGCCTGGAAAGGAATGGAAGAAACACTGTAA